One bacterium DNA segment encodes these proteins:
- a CDS encoding tyrosine-type recombinase/integrase codes for MRAKARERFRKRKDGTRVSEGWFVFVYEGNRTKGRKVKDQATAEAIAAQLNQEGEAADRWFEGGPMPLDETMRGWITIHGKTMADSTEETHRNSIETHLIPYFGSREIRGITREDLIEFIDDRFRAKKSAATIKNALSALRRVYSLHVEAGLLDRNPAINCGQLVAQIERKYVEEGVREVDAWTRDEVEQLLAKARDRERFVYPVLFAALCTGMRRGELLALRWEDVGREEIRIRRALVRGRIKAPKSGKPRTVALSSDFRALLDEWRASRKKREGAFSEPGWVFTNANGDQWEEKNFGRSWRRLRTRCVDDQGEPTIRPLAFHATRHTFASWALDAGKSITWVQHALGHSDPATTLRRYAHFVPEETPDMGFLRLVHPTESRPSPTERSADAS; via the coding sequence ATGAGAGCCAAAGCGCGCGAGCGATTCAGGAAGCGGAAGGACGGGACCCGCGTCTCCGAGGGGTGGTTCGTCTTCGTCTACGAGGGCAACCGAACCAAGGGGCGCAAGGTGAAGGATCAGGCCACGGCCGAGGCCATCGCCGCCCAACTGAACCAGGAGGGGGAAGCCGCGGACCGGTGGTTCGAGGGCGGGCCCATGCCGCTCGACGAGACGATGCGCGGGTGGATCACGATCCACGGAAAGACGATGGCCGACTCGACCGAGGAGACCCACCGCAACAGCATCGAGACGCACCTGATCCCCTACTTCGGGTCGCGCGAGATTCGGGGCATCACCCGGGAAGACCTGATCGAGTTCATCGATGACCGCTTCCGCGCGAAGAAGAGCGCAGCCACGATCAAGAATGCGCTGTCGGCGCTGCGCCGGGTGTACTCGCTGCACGTCGAGGCGGGTCTCCTCGACCGGAACCCGGCGATCAACTGCGGCCAGCTCGTCGCGCAGATCGAACGGAAGTACGTCGAGGAGGGCGTGCGCGAGGTCGACGCCTGGACGCGCGATGAGGTCGAGCAGCTCCTCGCGAAGGCGCGCGACCGGGAGCGGTTCGTCTACCCGGTGCTCTTCGCGGCCCTCTGCACGGGGATGCGCCGCGGCGAGCTCCTCGCGCTTCGCTGGGAGGACGTGGGGCGCGAGGAGATCCGGATCCGCCGGGCGCTCGTGCGAGGTCGGATCAAGGCGCCGAAGAGCGGCAAGCCGCGCACGGTGGCCCTCTCGAGCGACTTCCGCGCGCTGCTCGACGAGTGGCGCGCATCCCGGAAGAAGCGCGAGGGCGCCTTCTCAGAGCCCGGCTGGGTGTTCACGAACGCGAACGGGGATCAGTGGGAAGAGAAGAACTTCGGGCGCTCGTGGCGCCGCCTGCGGACTCGCTGCGTCGACGACCAGGGCGAGCCGACGATTCGCCCCCTCGCCTTCCACGCGACCCGCCACACGTTCGCGAGCTGGGCGCTCGACGCGGGAAAGTCGATCACCTGGGTGCAGCACGCGCTCGGCCACAGCGATCCGGCGACCACGCTCCGCCGGTACGCGCACTTCGTCCCCGAGGAGACGCCGGACATGGGCTTCCTTCGTCTCGTCCACCCGACCGAATCCCGACCGAGCCCGACCGAACGGAGTGCCGATGCCTCGTAA
- a CDS encoding helix-turn-helix domain-containing protein — protein MIERTLLHWRELPDLSLREAGAILGIAPGTVRAMVDRDELEHRTRAGKIFVTVESVRRVVGESPESQENPSAPRVRLSSADRTAMRALRGGG, from the coding sequence ATGATCGAGCGCACCCTGCTCCACTGGCGCGAGCTGCCGGACCTCTCGCTCCGCGAGGCGGGCGCGATCCTCGGCATCGCCCCGGGCACCGTCCGCGCCATGGTCGATCGGGACGAGCTCGAGCACCGGACCCGGGCAGGCAAAATCTTCGTCACCGTCGAATCCGTGCGAAGGGTCGTCGGTGAGTCCCCGGAATCGCAAGAGAATCCGTCCGCGCCGCGCGTGCGGCTGTCGAGCGCGGACCGAACCGCGATGCGTGCGCTCCGGGGAGGTGGCTAG
- a CDS encoding PD-(D/E)XK nuclease family protein has product MNYADLLDDSSTGTRPHRQSGGSPGRDTSGYRVRGERVPSVTEVIDLGGLSDIEQLKRVAGADVVENASLRGRIVHGYCDVIDLDEQFDVEDVPEPYRGYVAAYVAFKAETGFEPIEIELAVTSSTYLFAGTIDRIGMYPDGRVTLLDLKTPAQPSPTWRVQTAGYAIAANDVGIEPDERAALRLQPNGKPRLLLHDDPEDRRNFFAALRVAHYRLAQGLAHLED; this is encoded by the coding sequence GTGAACTACGCGGATCTCCTCGACGACTCTTCGACTGGGACGCGGCCGCATCGCCAGTCGGGGGGCTCCCCCGGGCGCGATACGTCGGGCTATCGCGTCCGGGGCGAGCGCGTCCCCTCCGTGACCGAGGTGATCGACCTCGGCGGGCTGTCCGACATCGAGCAGTTGAAGCGCGTGGCCGGCGCCGACGTGGTCGAAAACGCGTCGCTCCGCGGGCGCATCGTCCACGGCTACTGCGATGTGATCGACCTCGACGAGCAGTTCGACGTGGAGGACGTGCCCGAACCCTACCGAGGCTACGTCGCGGCCTACGTTGCGTTCAAGGCCGAGACCGGGTTCGAGCCGATCGAGATCGAGCTGGCGGTCACGTCCTCGACCTACCTCTTCGCGGGCACGATCGATCGGATCGGCATGTATCCGGATGGGCGGGTGACGCTGCTCGACCTGAAGACGCCGGCACAGCCGAGTCCCACGTGGCGCGTCCAGACGGCCGGCTACGCGATCGCCGCGAACGACGTGGGTATCGAGCCCGACGAGCGTGCCGCGCTCCGCCTTCAGCCGAACGGCAAGCCGCGGCTGCTCTTGCACGACGACCCCGAGGACCGTCGAAACTTCTTCGCGGCGCTGCGCGTCGCGCACTATCGGCTGGCCCAAGGGCTGGCGCATCTGGAGGACTGA
- a CDS encoding helix-turn-helix transcriptional regulator, translated as MTQAELGKRIGLSGDAIRHFEKTGKTIAFPAKVALCALMECPPDWIFDSDELTVAREVHRLFVVNEEAGGAAA; from the coding sequence ATGACTCAAGCCGAGCTCGGCAAGCGCATTGGGCTGAGCGGCGATGCGATCCGTCACTTTGAGAAAACCGGAAAGACGATCGCGTTCCCTGCGAAGGTCGCGTTATGCGCGCTCATGGAGTGCCCTCCGGACTGGATCTTTGACAGCGACGAGCTGACTGTCGCGCGAGAGGTGCATCGACTCTTCGTCGTCAACGAAGAAGCCGGGGGAGCGGCCGCGTGA
- a CDS encoding phage replisome organizer N-terminal domain-containing protein: MARPKYPSDHRRWFKLTEDILDDEKLTEASPEVFRFYVRLLAMLNRTKSRNGQLQLDEFALMGCTMRGQRQHAERTLRAAAELGLCTFRRDGKHFTIRVSKWPKIQGFTPTKLRRSSGDTPDTKTKTKTKTKTKTEESKSAPEQASLLDEAAANEKPKPEALAQQAWPAIRAAFAEYGKDVRESLAGDRLKLIAKRIRDGATETELVAAVHGYVIENEGLEVCENGWNPRRYFRPGTIFKEDGFSDRVEAGMGPRDIPERTRGAKATPRRGVGVWQNG, encoded by the coding sequence ATGGCGCGCCCCAAGTACCCGAGCGATCACCGACGTTGGTTCAAGCTGACCGAGGACATTCTCGACGACGAGAAGCTCACCGAAGCGTCGCCCGAGGTGTTTCGGTTCTACGTCCGGCTGCTCGCGATGCTGAACAGAACCAAGAGCAGAAACGGGCAGTTGCAGCTCGACGAGTTCGCGCTCATGGGGTGCACCATGCGAGGACAGCGGCAGCACGCCGAGAGGACTCTGCGAGCAGCGGCGGAGCTCGGCCTGTGCACCTTCAGACGAGACGGGAAGCACTTCACGATACGCGTCTCTAAATGGCCGAAAATACAGGGATTCACTCCGACGAAACTCCGACGCAGCTCCGGGGACACTCCGGACACTAAGACTAAGACTAAGACTAAGACTAAGACTAAGACGGAGGAGAGTAAGTCTGCTCCCGAGCAGGCCTCCCTCCTCGACGAAGCCGCGGCCAACGAGAAGCCGAAGCCCGAAGCGCTCGCCCAGCAGGCATGGCCCGCGATCCGCGCCGCCTTCGCCGAGTACGGAAAGGACGTGCGCGAGTCCCTTGCCGGGGACCGGCTCAAGCTGATCGCGAAGCGCATCCGCGACGGGGCGACGGAGACCGAGCTCGTCGCCGCGGTCCACGGGTACGTGATCGAGAACGAGGGTCTCGAGGTCTGCGAGAACGGCTGGAACCCGCGGAGGTATTTCCGCCCCGGCACGATCTTCAAGGAAGACGGCTTCTCGGATCGAGTCGAAGCGGGCATGGGCCCGCGCGACATCCCGGAGCGCACGCGTGGCGCAAAGGCAACGCCGCGCAGGGGGGTAGGCGTATGGCAGAACGGGTGA
- a CDS encoding HNH endonuclease, whose amino-acid sequence MAESKRARKRRLKRRREERKGDVPHRQKQRERLWKRQKQRCAYCRRSIPLTAATLDHVIPRAAGGSGRIGNLVVACGPCNQRKADRMPG is encoded by the coding sequence ATGGCCGAGAGCAAGCGCGCGCGGAAGCGACGCCTGAAGCGACGCCGTGAGGAGCGGAAGGGCGACGTCCCGCACCGACAGAAGCAGCGCGAGCGCCTCTGGAAGCGACAGAAGCAGCGGTGCGCCTACTGCCGGCGGTCGATTCCGCTCACGGCGGCGACGCTCGACCACGTGATCCCGCGGGCCGCCGGAGGATCCGGCCGAATCGGAAACCTCGTGGTCGCCTGTGGGCCGTGCAATCAGCGCAAGGCCGATCGGATGCCGGGATGA
- a CDS encoding co-chaperone GroES, whose protein sequence is MDLNTDEIEPLGAMVLVRIFHERKTAGGLIVPETAKMYGKNVAEVLAVGPGDMLFDAGTGSNHFRQAKVDVGDFVLIRYHAEQTEVRIAGDDEDDWHVALIDPSVMLARLSNWEPGQVAA, encoded by the coding sequence ATGGACTTGAACACGGATGAGATCGAACCGCTGGGCGCCATGGTGCTCGTGCGCATCTTCCACGAGCGGAAGACGGCCGGGGGCCTGATCGTGCCCGAGACGGCGAAGATGTACGGCAAGAACGTGGCTGAAGTGCTGGCCGTGGGGCCGGGCGACATGCTCTTCGACGCGGGCACGGGATCGAACCACTTCCGGCAGGCGAAGGTCGATGTCGGGGACTTCGTCCTGATTCGGTACCACGCCGAGCAGACCGAAGTCCGGATCGCTGGAGACGACGAGGACGACTGGCACGTCGCGCTCATCGATCCGTCGGTGATGCTCGCTCGGCTCTCGAATTGGGAGCCGGGGCAGGTGGCGGCGTAG
- a CDS encoding TerL — translation MSARSRDDGQQRYREIRVTVGFPNAPTVERFVQDRSRYAAIMGPYGSAKTTGVVHRIRAHMVEQEPNSEGIRPSRWLATRTTYKELTSTTMKDVENLFRGCGQMKLGSGMEPPKFLYHWRNPDGTESKGEIIFVALDHIETAIQMIAGFKLTGAWVNEASGTAKAILDTLGKRVGRYPLPTEGGVRCTWKGVLLDTNAMDESHWYYKLAEEDKPRGWTFFRQPGALIEKPGEGRLGKSLWVINSEAENLANVGEDYYLDGLEGIDDDWIRVKLGNEYGFTVDGKPVHPEYVDSVHCLKEPPEVRDAPIFLGQDYGRTPATVVAQFDESQGRTVAIAEFYDEDISAQSYAPELKLWLDRKFKGLPIGGGWGDPAGGDGNQSTDLTPIQIMCDNGIPIEPAPTNDPLLRRGAVRGPLKRMAFDGLPSLFVSPDCRMLRKGLMGGYCYRKLRTVDGHYSEKPDKNEYSHLVEALEYLELGLGESASPRELAPHAQPISPYAIQ, via the coding sequence ATGAGCGCCCGTAGCCGGGACGACGGCCAGCAAAGATACAGGGAGATCCGAGTCACCGTCGGCTTCCCGAACGCGCCGACCGTCGAACGGTTCGTCCAGGACCGGTCGCGCTACGCCGCGATCATGGGGCCGTATGGGTCCGCGAAGACGACTGGTGTCGTCCACCGCATCCGGGCGCACATGGTCGAGCAGGAGCCGAACTCCGAGGGCATCCGTCCTTCGCGCTGGCTGGCGACGCGGACCACGTACAAAGAGCTTACGTCGACCACGATGAAGGACGTGGAGAACCTATTCCGCGGCTGCGGTCAGATGAAGCTGGGCTCGGGCATGGAGCCGCCGAAGTTCCTGTACCACTGGCGCAACCCGGACGGGACCGAATCCAAGGGCGAGATCATCTTCGTGGCGCTCGATCACATCGAGACGGCGATCCAGATGATCGCGGGCTTTAAGCTCACCGGCGCGTGGGTGAATGAGGCGTCGGGCACCGCGAAGGCCATTCTCGACACGCTGGGCAAGCGGGTGGGGCGCTACCCGCTCCCGACCGAAGGGGGCGTGCGCTGCACCTGGAAGGGTGTCCTCCTGGACACCAACGCCATGGACGAGAGCCACTGGTACTACAAGCTCGCCGAGGAGGACAAGCCGCGCGGCTGGACGTTCTTCCGCCAGCCCGGCGCGCTCATCGAGAAGCCCGGCGAGGGTCGGCTCGGTAAGTCGCTGTGGGTGATCAACTCGGAGGCCGAGAACCTCGCCAACGTGGGCGAGGACTACTACCTCGACGGCCTCGAGGGCATCGACGACGACTGGATTCGCGTGAAGCTCGGCAACGAGTACGGGTTCACGGTCGATGGGAAGCCCGTCCACCCCGAGTACGTCGATTCGGTCCACTGCCTGAAGGAGCCGCCCGAGGTCCGCGACGCGCCGATCTTCCTCGGACAGGACTACGGTCGGACGCCGGCGACCGTCGTGGCTCAGTTCGACGAGTCCCAGGGGCGCACCGTGGCGATCGCCGAATTCTACGACGAGGACATCTCGGCCCAGAGCTACGCGCCCGAGCTCAAGCTCTGGCTCGACCGCAAGTTCAAGGGGCTCCCGATCGGGGGAGGGTGGGGCGACCCCGCTGGCGGCGACGGAAACCAGTCTACGGACCTGACGCCGATCCAGATCATGTGCGACAACGGCATCCCGATCGAGCCGGCGCCGACCAACGATCCGTTGCTTCGCCGCGGTGCCGTGCGCGGCCCGCTCAAGCGCATGGCGTTCGACGGGTTGCCCTCCCTCTTCGTGTCGCCCGACTGCCGGATGCTCCGCAAAGGGCTGATGGGCGGATACTGCTATAGAAAGCTGCGCACGGTTGACGGACACTACTCGGAGAAGCCGGACAAGAACGAGTACAGCCATCTGGTCGAAGCGCTGGAGTATCTCGAGCTCGGTCTGGGAGAGTCGGCCTCGCCGCGCGAACTCGCGCCGCACGCGCAGCCGATCTCACCATACGCAATCCAGTAG
- a CDS encoding portal protein, with protein MATRRVNFDSIRQVTKEIFWPDGADFIVHQTQGGVRSQSVYDATGVISLERFAAIWQSLTTPQNSIWQSLKSNVEELNDDPTVKEHFADMTKKLFRVRNSPSSMFYPQQETDAKSLGCVGDACLRVEPNRITGLPTYRSIHVGNVWVALNEDGLPDTIYHKRPLTALAAVRMWGDRAPRCAKKAIEEKDFMEEHEYLHVVQPRDLGQYDPERLDAKGRRFESWEISLEDKAPIKTRSDEESDGYFEQPYIYSRFTINPQEEYGRGPAMWTTPTNLTLQSMKRSVIKQGEKAVSPPLLSHALQFKGDGRGTLNMRANAMNPGWLDQSGNPRVRPFDNGFKYDIGREMIEDERNTIRDAHLVTLFQILVDNPQMTATEALIRAREKGALIGPPIARQQTERLGPMTMRELGILARLPEGHPNRIPEPPPALAEAGEDVLIEYESEATTMQREAETGRVRVWFEDLELIKTVTGDPTVGMVANGHEAARWLSEARQVPAEVVSSKREVKAAVDQIEAAQAEAERNEALPNRARAMKDMAQAEAVATA; from the coding sequence ATGGCGACGCGCCGTGTGAACTTCGACTCGATCCGGCAGGTGACGAAGGAGATCTTCTGGCCCGACGGCGCCGACTTCATCGTCCACCAGACGCAGGGCGGCGTCCGCAGCCAGTCCGTCTACGACGCCACGGGCGTGATCTCGCTCGAGCGGTTCGCGGCGATCTGGCAGTCGCTCACGACGCCCCAGAACTCGATCTGGCAGTCGCTCAAGTCGAACGTCGAAGAGCTCAACGACGACCCGACGGTGAAAGAGCACTTCGCCGACATGACGAAGAAGCTCTTCCGCGTCCGGAACTCGCCAAGTTCGATGTTCTACCCGCAGCAGGAGACGGACGCCAAGTCGCTCGGCTGCGTGGGGGACGCGTGCCTGCGAGTCGAACCCAACCGGATCACCGGCCTGCCTACCTACCGGTCGATCCACGTCGGGAACGTCTGGGTCGCGCTGAACGAGGACGGGCTTCCCGACACGATCTACCACAAGCGGCCGCTCACGGCGCTCGCCGCCGTTCGCATGTGGGGCGATCGAGCTCCCCGGTGCGCGAAGAAGGCGATCGAAGAGAAGGACTTCATGGAGGAGCACGAGTACCTCCATGTCGTCCAGCCTCGGGACCTGGGGCAGTACGACCCGGAGCGACTCGACGCGAAGGGCCGACGGTTCGAGTCGTGGGAAATCTCGCTCGAGGACAAGGCGCCCATCAAGACGCGCAGCGACGAGGAGAGCGACGGCTACTTCGAGCAGCCGTACATCTACTCGCGCTTCACGATCAACCCGCAGGAGGAGTACGGCCGCGGCCCGGCGATGTGGACGACGCCGACGAACCTGACCCTCCAGTCGATGAAGCGGTCCGTGATCAAGCAGGGCGAGAAGGCCGTGAGTCCGCCTCTGCTCTCGCACGCGCTCCAGTTCAAGGGCGACGGGCGCGGAACGCTCAACATGCGGGCCAACGCCATGAACCCCGGGTGGCTCGACCAGTCCGGTAACCCGCGCGTCCGGCCGTTCGACAACGGCTTCAAGTACGACATCGGCCGCGAGATGATCGAAGACGAGCGGAACACGATCCGCGACGCGCACCTCGTCACGCTCTTCCAGATCCTCGTCGACAATCCGCAGATGACCGCGACCGAGGCGCTGATCCGGGCCCGCGAGAAGGGCGCGCTGATCGGTCCGCCGATCGCCCGCCAGCAGACGGAGCGTCTTGGACCCATGACGATGCGCGAGCTCGGCATCCTCGCCCGGCTCCCGGAGGGCCACCCGAACCGGATCCCGGAGCCGCCGCCGGCGCTGGCTGAGGCCGGCGAAGACGTGCTGATCGAATACGAGTCCGAGGCGACCACGATGCAGCGCGAGGCCGAGACCGGTCGGGTGCGCGTGTGGTTCGAGGATCTCGAGCTGATCAAGACGGTGACCGGGGATCCGACCGTGGGCATGGTGGCGAACGGCCACGAGGCGGCGCGGTGGCTCAGCGAGGCCCGGCAGGTGCCGGCGGAGGTCGTGTCTTCCAAGCGCGAGGTCAAGGCGGCCGTCGATCAGATCGAGGCGGCGCAGGCCGAAGCCGAGCGGAACGAGGCGCTCCCGAACCGGGCCCGGGCGATGAAGGACATGGCCCAGGCTGAAGCGGTCGCCACGGCTTGA
- a CDS encoding phage capsid protein — MADIDAGAIYSYERRTEMLLQQEDSRFEPYVFIPETATGKKKMIVEQYGQVEAAEVTQRYQAATFTEVPHDSRWVTPRDYFINSPVDEFDVQRRLTDPTGNYQKSQVAGIKRKQDDACITGFFADAMTGEDGNTTVTFAADGGQTVAVGSTGMTIDKMRSGKTNLRASEALEKGDMVIMAIAAQQHDDLMSQTQLINLDYASRPRLEDDEIVSFLGTKVIDSQRLALNASGHQRIPMWCKSGMALQKWKGVSVKVENRPDLVNTKQIKTIATFDATRLQGGKVNEIVCAIP, encoded by the coding sequence ATGGCCGATATCGACGCTGGCGCCATCTACTCGTACGAACGCCGGACCGAGATGCTCCTTCAGCAGGAGGACTCTCGTTTCGAGCCGTACGTCTTCATCCCCGAGACTGCCACGGGGAAGAAGAAGATGATCGTCGAACAGTACGGGCAGGTCGAAGCCGCCGAGGTCACTCAGCGCTATCAGGCTGCGACGTTCACCGAAGTCCCGCATGACTCTCGGTGGGTGACGCCCCGCGACTACTTCATCAACTCGCCGGTGGACGAGTTCGACGTGCAGCGTCGGCTCACCGATCCGACGGGGAACTACCAGAAGTCGCAGGTCGCCGGCATCAAGCGAAAGCAGGACGATGCATGCATCACCGGCTTCTTCGCCGACGCGATGACCGGTGAGGACGGCAATACGACCGTCACGTTCGCCGCGGACGGCGGGCAGACGGTCGCCGTCGGGTCCACCGGCATGACCATCGACAAGATGCGGTCGGGCAAGACCAATCTCCGCGCCTCCGAGGCGCTGGAGAAGGGCGACATGGTGATCATGGCGATCGCCGCGCAGCAGCACGACGACCTCATGAGTCAGACGCAGCTGATCAACCTCGACTACGCCAGTCGGCCCCGTCTCGAGGACGACGAGATCGTCTCGTTCCTCGGAACGAAGGTCATCGACAGCCAGCGGCTCGCGCTGAACGCCTCCGGGCACCAGCGCATCCCGATGTGGTGCAAGTCGGGGATGGCCCTCCAGAAGTGGAAGGGCGTCTCGGTCAAGGTCGAGAACCGGCCCGACCTCGTGAACACCAAGCAGATCAAGACCATCGCGACCTTCGACGCCACACGGCTCCAGGGCGGCAAGGTCAACGAGATCGTCTGCGCCATCCCGTAA
- a CDS encoding D-Ala-D-Ala carboxypeptidase family metallohydrolase yields the protein MRQAKTPAEFDADCREIEAAFPALWQTSGYRSAERNAEVGGHPESDHVIGMARDYCARTLEELHAAEDFAESLGLWALVHDKGSGMHLHVQGTQPGPLPAWWVAKYKG from the coding sequence ATGAGACAAGCGAAGACGCCGGCCGAGTTCGACGCCGACTGCCGCGAGATCGAGGCCGCCTTCCCGGCGCTCTGGCAGACGAGCGGATACCGCAGCGCGGAGCGGAACGCCGAGGTCGGCGGGCACCCGGAATCCGACCACGTGATCGGGATGGCCCGCGACTACTGCGCGCGAACGCTCGAGGAGCTCCATGCGGCCGAGGATTTCGCCGAGAGTCTCGGGCTCTGGGCATTGGTTCACGACAAGGGTTCCGGGATGCACCTGCACGTGCAGGGCACTCAGCCGGGGCCGCTGCCCGCTTGGTGGGTGGCGAAATACAAGGGGTGA
- a CDS encoding PEP-CTERM sorting domain-containing protein (PEP-CTERM proteins occur, often in large numbers, in the proteomes of bacteria that also encode an exosortase, a predicted intramembrane cysteine proteinase. The presence of a PEP-CTERM domain at a protein's C-terminus predicts cleavage within the sorting domain, followed by covalent anchoring to some some component of the (usually Gram-negative) cell surface. Many PEP-CTERM proteins exhibit an unusual sequence composition that includes large numbers of potential glycosylation sites. Expression of one such protein has been shown restore the ability of a bacterium to form floc, a type of biofilm.): protein MPTLDDLAEYAANFECPPPPPPRPPFQYILHMQVPGDATTPLERIWQPGDTIEQPIYEGIIDAPGGGTCVVWRARLIRAGAEASPTASFMTHPECLPVPEPSVSASLPIALLAASVLVRLRRRA from the coding sequence GTGCCGACGCTCGATGACCTCGCGGAGTACGCCGCCAATTTCGAGTGTCCGCCGCCTCCGCCGCCCCGTCCGCCGTTCCAATACATCCTGCACATGCAGGTGCCGGGTGACGCGACGACGCCGCTGGAGCGGATCTGGCAGCCCGGGGACACGATCGAGCAGCCGATCTACGAGGGGATCATCGACGCGCCGGGTGGGGGAACCTGTGTTGTGTGGCGGGCTCGCCTGATTCGGGCGGGGGCCGAGGCATCGCCTACGGCGTCGTTTATGACGCATCCGGAGTGTCTGCCGGTTCCGGAGCCTTCGGTTTCGGCTTCGCTTCCGATCGCGCTTCTGGCCGCTTCCGTGCTCGTTCGTCTGCGGCGTCGCGCGTAG
- a CDS encoding helix-turn-helix domain-containing protein, with protein sequence MSGRLEAALKATINNAGGITLREAAKSSGISFNTLSRMRRGDYAPHSVVVFLKACEWAGVDPFKALAAEPKEKTDG encoded by the coding sequence ATGAGCGGCCGACTCGAAGCAGCCTTGAAGGCCACGATCAACAACGCAGGCGGAATCACACTGCGAGAGGCAGCGAAGTCGTCGGGGATCTCGTTCAACACGCTGTCTCGGATGCGACGAGGCGACTACGCGCCGCATTCGGTCGTCGTGTTCCTGAAGGCTTGCGAGTGGGCCGGAGTCGATCCGTTCAAGGCGCTGGCAGCGGAGCCCAAGGAGAAGACGGATGGCTGA